One Pseudomonadota bacterium genomic window, AAGGCGACCGGCACGGTGACGACCACGGCGCCCACGAACGGTACGATCACCGATATCCCCACCAGCACCGCGAGCAGCGCCGCGTAGGACAGGCCCAGGAACACGAAGAAGATGTAGGTGGCGGAGCCGACGATCAGGATCTCGATGAACTTGCCGCGCACGTAGTTTCCGATCTGGTCGTCCATTTCCCGCCACACGCGCACCAGGATACCGCGATCGCGGGGTAGGAAACCCCGTGCCCAGGCCATGATCACCAGCTTGTCCTTCAGGAAGAAGAACACCAAGAGCGATCCCAGGAGGACATAAGCGAGCGCAGTCATGATGGCGGGGATCGATGCGAGCGAGGAGGACAGGACGTTCTGGCCGAAGTCGGCCATGCCGCGCCGGATCACCACCGTCAGATCCACGACGTCCTGGGTCGATACGAACCCCGGAAAGGCCTCCGGCATCCGCAGGAGCAGTTGCTGCCCATCGTTGATGAGCCGCGGCAAACCCTGCACATAGTCGGCGACTTGGTGGTAGAGGAGCGGGATGAGGCCCAGCATCAGAAACACGACCGCGGCCAGAAACAGTGAAAACACACAGGCCACCGCGAGGAGCCGCGGGATCCTCATCCTCTCCATCTGGGCGACCAGCCCCTCCAAGAGATACCCGATCACGATCGCGGCCAGCAACGGGGCCAGGGTTTGGCCCATCAAGAAGATGACCGCGAACGAGAGCGCCAGAAACACCGCGAGAAGCACGGCCTGCGGGTCGGAAAGATACCGCCGGTACCAGGTGAGCAGGAACTCGATCATGGGCGCAGCGTGACACGCATGCGGGAGTTTGGGTCTCGAATACCGCAGGACTCGGCCTCACGTGATCGGGGCCGGCTGCACGCCTGAGGATATATCAACCGGTGACGGTTTTCAGCAACAAAGAGAAGGTCCCCCACGGCTGGTACAATGCCATGCTCATGGGGTGGTGGGGCACGATCGTCGGGGGGGCTTTCGGCTTCCTTTTGGGCGGACCGCTAGGCGCGGTGCTCGGGGCGGCGCTCGGGCACAACGTCGATCGGGGTCTGGACCGGCCGTTCGGCGGCCCCGCGCGGAGAGCACCGGGATCGCGCGAGGAGATCCAGACCGCCTTCTTCACGGCGACCTTCTGCATCATGGGCCATCTCTGCAAGGCCGATGGGCGGGTCTCGCCCAACGAGATCGGTCTCGCGCGCCTGGTCATGGCGCGCATGGACCTGTCGCCGGATCAGGCGCGCGCCGCCATGGGTCTCTTCAACGAAGGTAAGTCGCCGGGCTTTCCGCTCGAGGAGATCCTGGGCCAGCTCCGTCACGAGGTTCGCGGCCGGCGGCGCCTGTTGCGCCTGTTCTTGGAGATCCAGCTCGCGGCAGCATACGCCGACGGGGCCGTGGGCACCGCCGAGGAGCGCATCCTGCTCCATATCTGCGATCGCCTCGGGTTCTCGCACCTCGAGTTTCGGCAACTGGAGGCCATGGTGCGTGCCGAGGGTCGCCATCGCCGGCAGGCCAGGCCCGAAGCCCCCCCGCCGCGTTACGGGCTCGAAGATGCCTATGCCATCCTCAACGTCCCGGAGAGCGCGAGCGATGACGAGATCAAAAAGGCCTATCGAAGGCTCATGAGCCAGCACCACCCCGATAAGCTCCTGGCCCAGGGGCTGCCGGAGGAGATGATCAAGGTCGCGACCGAAAAGACCCGGGACATCCGTGGCGCCTACGAGCGCATCCGCGAGGCGCGCGGATCCTAGATGAGGTTCCTAGATGAGATGAATCGGCGGCGGACCGGCATCGACTACCGGCGCCTGACCAGCGATATAGAGACCTGGGCCCAGGAGTTGGGCTTTCAGGGGATCGGCATCAGCGGCGTGTCGCTGCCGGAGGACGAGGCCAGGCTCAGGGACTGGCTCGAGCGCGGCTTCCACGGCGCCATGGACTATATGGAACGCCATGGCACGAAGCGCTCCCGCCCGGCCGAGCTGATGCCGGGGACCGTACGAGTGATCGCGGTGCGCATGGATTACCTGCAAGAGCCGATGGCGGGCGCGCGCGCGGTGCTGGCCGATCCCCGGCTCGGCTACGTGTCACGCTATGCGCTGGGACGCGACTACCACAAGGTTCTAAGGGGCCGGTTGCGTCGCCTCGTATCCCGGATCGAAGAGGTCGCCGGACCATCGGGTCATCGGGTCTTCACCGACAGTGCCCCGGTCCTAGAGAAGGCCCTGGCCCGGAACGCCGGTCTCGGATGGATAGGCAAGCACTCGAATCTCATCAGCCGCGATCGCGGCTCGTGGTTCTTCCTCGGGGAGGTCTATACCGATCTGCCCCTGCCCGTAGACCCACCGCAGGGCCGCGGGCATTGCGGCCGCTGCATGGCCTGCATGGCGGTGTGCCCGACGGCGGCCATCGTCGCCCCCTATCAGGTCGACGCGCGCCGGTGCATCTCCTACCTGACTATTGAGCTCTGCGGCCCCATCCCCGTGGCGCTCCGGCCGCTCGTCGGCAACCGCATCTACGGCTGCGACGATTGCCAGCTCGCCTGCCCTTGGAACCGCTTTGCACGGTTGAGCTGCGAGCGCGATTTCGCCCCCCGCCACGGCCTCGACGCGCCACGGCTCACCGACCTGTTTTCTTGGAGCGAGACCGAGTTTGGCAAGCGCACCGAGGGCTCGGCCATCCGCCGGATTGGTTATTCGGGCTGGTTGCGCAATGTCGCCGTGGCGCTGGGGAACGCCCCGACCAGCCCCGCGGTGGTAGAGGCCCTGGCGAGCCGTGCATCCGATCCCTCGGATCTGGTGCGCGAGCACGTGCAGTGGGCGCTGTCCCGGCATGGCGCGTAGAGCGCCTGAGCTCATGGCCTGAGGTCGTCGAATAATTCGCGCGCCGCTGGGAAGCGTTGCTCCAGCCAGCGCGCGAGCCCCGGATCGCTGCCGAGCGCCCCGATCCCGTGGGGGGCGACCGCCACCCCGCCGAGCGCATACATCCCCGAAATCGCGAGGCCCCCGATCGCGAGGCCCCCCGATCGCGAGGCCCCCGATCGCGAGGTACACCGCGACAGCCACCCCGCCCAGCACGGCGCCCCCTGCTGCGATCCCGCCTATCGCCAGCACCCCGAGGCCCATCCCGCCGAGCGCCAGGCCCCCCGACCGCGATCCCGCCGATGGCCCACGAACCCCGACCGCCACATTGCCGACCGCGATCACCCCCTTTGGCTACGCGCGGGCGGCTGGTGTCCGGGTCCAGCCCTTGCGCGACGTGGATCAAGGGCCACCCGAAGACCTGCGCCTTGGAGCGTATTCGCTAACCCCAGTAACGCGGGTAGCAAGCGGGGGGCGCCCGTCCAAGAACTCGCCGCAGTAGCGGCACTTGATGGCCTTTTCCTGGATGGCCTCGGCGCAGAAAGGGCAGGTCCTCACGGCGCATCCATCGTATCAGCCTGATTTCGGCGTGTCACACCTCGGCGGCGGGGCGTTCTGCGTCGTGGAGATCCCGCTCGGACCCCCGGCGATCGTACGAATTATGCGCCCCCGCCCGATTTCGCCTCGCATTCGGGGCCCGGATCGACGCCCGACAGGGCGTTAATGAGCGTCGCGGGCCGGGCCGCTAAGCACCGCGGCGCGGGACCGTCTCTCGCTGTTTCTCAAAAGACACAACGAGGGCATAATCACATGAGTGTCGCCGCTTACACGATGCTGGTCCTGATCGGGGTTCTTTGCATCTACGCCGTGCTCACCTACAACCGGCTGGTGACCCTGCGGAACCATGTGCAGAAGGCCTGGAGCAACATCGATATCGTGCTGAAGCAAAGGCACGACGAGCTACCCAAGCTCGTGGCGGTGTGCCGCGAATACATGAGATTCGAGCAGGAGACGCTGGAACGGGTCATCGCGGCGCGCAGCCGGGTCGCGGAGGCGCGCGAGCGGCGCGACGTGGACGCGCTCGGTGCCGCGGAAGGTGCGTTGCGCACGGGGCTGGGGCAGCTCTTCGCCCTGGTCGAAAGCTATCCCGCGCTCAAGGCCAACGATAACTTCCAGCACCTTGCGGCGCGCATCACCGGCCTCGAGGACACGATCGCGGACCGCCGCGAGTTTTATAACGAGTCGGCCAATACCAATAACATCGCGCTCGAGCTGTTCCCGGACGTCTTCATCGCCCGGACCTTCGCGTTCACGGCGTTCAAGCTCCTGTCCTTCGATCGCGCGGAGACGGAGGACGTGGACGTGCGCGCCTTGCTGCAATCCTGATCGACCGTGATCACGATGCTGGGCGAGCTGCATCCTCATCTCCGCCGGGCACTTCTTGCTGTTCGGGGTGGCCTATGCGGTGAAGCAGCCCCTCTACCAGACCGGCGCGCTCGCGCTCGTCGGCGTTTGCAGCCTGATCGCGTGGCTTGCGGCTTTGCGGCGTTATCGACTGGTCGCCGATACGCCGACCTCCCTCGTCGCCAGCGCCGCTCAGGGCTATGTCGAGCTCGTGGGGCGTTGCGAGTTGCACCCCGGCAGCCCAGCGCTCGGCTATCTTTCGGGTCCTCCGTGCGTGTGGTATCGCTGTGCCGTCTCTCGCCGCACGAGCGAGGGCTGGTCTTCGACTTCACGCGAGCGCAGCTCCGACACCTTCCTATTGCGGGACGCGTCGGGGACCTGTGTCGTCGATCCGGACCACGCCGAGGTGACGGGGGCCGGCAAGCGCTCCTGGACTCAAGGTGAGTACCGCTACGACTTCGACTACCTGGCACCTGGCGATCCCCTGTATGCCCTGGGCGAGCTGGCGACTCGGGCGGGACGCGAGGGCCTTTCGATAGGCGCGCAGAGGTCGGGGTCCTGCTGACGGAGTGGAAGCGCGACCCGACCAGCCTCAGGGAGCGCTTCGACGCCGATCGCGACGGGGAGGTGACCCTCGCGGAATGGGCCAAGGCCCGGGACGCCGCCGAACGCGAGGTCGATCGGTGCCACCTGGAGTCCGGCCCGTCTGCGACACTCCATCTCTTACGTGTCCCGGCCGATGGCCGGCCGTACTCTTAGTGAACCGCGATCCGCTGGCCCTCGCCCGTGGCTTCCGGTTCTGGGCCTGGCTGCACGTGGTCGTGCTGATCGTGGCCGTCGTGGCGGTCTTGGTGTTATTGTGCCTCGCCGATGCGCCGGGGCACTGAAACACGGACCTCACGGACATCGTGCACCTCGATTCGAACCCAGCCCCACGGCGCTTTGTACTGGCCGAATGATCTTGCTATCTTTGCCGAGCGTGTCAGTCCTCGCGAGGGTGCCATGGAGACAGCCAGGCCGTGCTCAACGGGATCGTGGCTTGGGGTATCGAGGCCTGCGTTCCAGCCCATGCCATCACGACCCTGCATTACCTCGTGAGCAAGTATCAGAGCAAGAACGCCGCAGCCACGTTAATCATCCGTCATCCGTGAATTTAGGAGTGGGACCATGGAACTAGAAAAGACCGCCCAAGCCCTCGTGGCCCCCGGCAAAGGCATCCTGGCGATCGACGAAAGCTTCCCGAGCATCAAGAAGCGCTTCGACTCGATCGGGATCGAGTCCACGGAAGAGACGCGCCGGGCCTACCGGGACCTTCTCATCACGACGCCAGGGATCGGCGAGCATATCAGCGGCATGATCCTGTTCGACGAGACTATCCGCCAGGCCACGGCTGCCGGCGTGCCGTTTCCCCGAGCACTGGAGGCGGCGGGCATCATCCCCGGCATCAAGGTCGATCAAGGCGCCAAGGACATGGCCTTGCACCCGGGCGAGAAGATAACGGACGGGCTAGACGGCCTGCGAGAGCGCTTGGTGGAGTATCGCGGCCTCGGCGCGCGGTTCGCCAAGTGGCGGGCGGTGATTACCATCGGGGACGGGATCCCGACCCCAAGCTGCATCGAGGCCAATGCCCAGGCGCTCGCCCGCTACGCGGCGTTATGCGAGGAAGGAGGGCTCGTCCCGATCGTGGAGCCTGAGGTCTTGATGGACGCCGACAACACGATCGAGCGCTGCTACGAGGTCACCGAGGCGACGCTCAGGAGGATGTTCGCTGCCCTCTACGAGCAGCGGGTGGTCCTCGAACGGCTGATCCTCAAGACCAACATGGTGATCGCCGGGAAGCAGTGCCCGGTGCAGAATAGCGTAGAGGAGGTCGCTCAGCAGACCGTCCGCTGCCTGCGCAACAGCGTGCCCGCCGCCATCGCCGGCATCGTGTTCCTCTCGGGCGGTCAGAAGGCCGAGCCCGCCACCGCGCACCTGAACGCCATGCACCAGATGGGCAGCCTCCCCTGGCCGCTCAGCTTTTCCTACGGACGGGCCTTGCAAGAGCCCGCGCTCAAGACATGGTCCGGCAAAGCGGCCAATGTCGCCCTGGCCCAGAAGGCCCTCTATCACCGGTCGAAGTGCAACGGCCTCGCGAGCCGCGGGCAGTACAAGCCGGAGATGGAGCAACTAGCGGCGTGAGTCAGGCCTGACGACGGTAATCCGGTATAACGGAATTGCTTCAACGCGCGATAGCGAAAGTGAAGGGCCACGGCATCTCCTTCACCCGTATCCCACAGCCCCGACCTATCACCCGCCGCGGCGCATAGACCAGGAACACCTTCCTCCCCCAAAGCGGTACAAACGCGAAGCGCCGGGTCGCCAACCGATCGCAGCCGGAGCACACCGGCCGGCAATTGGCCCGAGGATGCACCCTCCACTTCCAGTGCGGCTCCCCTCGGCCTTCCACAAAGCGCACGGCGCCATCGATGAACGACTTGAATTTCTGCACGAGGTTGAGGATGGTCTTGGCCGGAGAACTTCTGCCTAAGGGCTAAACTTACATGGTGACCTAGAAGGTTCTACCGATTAGCCTTAGTCGGCGTATCCGACAGTTTGCTCACGCCTGAGCCTAACTTGTTAAAACAGAACGCAATAAGCTTCTGAGCCGGGCTCGGCACACAGCTTGCTGCCGACTCACGTGCCCGCAGTCACGACGAGACATGCGCGGCGGTAATCCACTTTTTTCGGAAAGAATAGGAGGAATGAACGATGAACTGGGATCAAGTCAAGGGCAGTTGGAAGCAAGTAAAAGGCAAAGCTCAGCAGATGTGGGGCGATCTTACCGATGACGAGCTCGACGTTATCGAAGGGAAGCGCGAGGAGCTCGTGGGCAAGTTGCAGGCCAAGTATGGTTATACGAAGGAGAAAGCCGAGGAAGAGGCTGACGGCTGGGTCAGACGGTTGTAACTAGGAAAAGGTAAATCGGGAAGGAGAATCGACGCTGCCCAGAGAGCACGGCAACGACCATTGAGCATGCTGCTCCATGCTGACGAGGAGAAATCTGGAGGGTGACGATGAAGCAGACAGGCGATATCTATCGGTGCACGAATCCCGGTTGCGGCTGTGAAATGAAGGTGACACAAGACCCGAAGCCGGGTGGAGGTGGCAATGCGCCTCCGCGCTGCTGTTGCGGGATGGAGATGAAGAAGATTTCTTAGATTTCTTATTAGAGGGGGTGATCATGAGAGACGAGACAGGCACCGAATATCGGGGCCTCAGCCGAGTGCTTCACAAGCACTCCACGACGCTGAAAATGCAGGAAGGGAAGATGGGTTACCTTCTCCTGTGGCTGGTGGGGATACCAATCCCGATCCTGCTCCTAATCTTCCTCCTGCGGGGATGCAATTGACAATCGATAGGGCATTCCGGCGGTCATCGGACGCCGGAATGGGATTAGAAGCAGAGACCACTGAGCTCGGAGTGAGGCGATGACATTAGGAACCATACTGCTAATCGTGTTAATTGTGCTTCTGATCGGGGCGGTCCCCACTTGGCCGCACAGCAGCACATGGGGCTACGGCCCGAGCGGCCTATTGGGCGTGGTGCTGCTCGTCGTGCTCATCTTGTTGCTCGTGGGCAGGATCTAGCCGAAGCGGGAGTCGCTCAACCCACGGTAGCGCCGCGCAGTTTTGGGAAGGGCGAGGGCTACTTCCAGACCTCGACCACCGCGACCTTCCCACGGACGGCCGTCTTCGCTCTCCGCCGCCTGCCAAGTCGCGATATGGGCCGCCTGCCAAGTCGCGATATGGTAGGAGACGTCGCCATTGGTCGCGGGGTATTCGTAGAAGCCGATGCCGGCGTCCTGGTATCGCACCTCCTTGGCTAGCCGGCGGAGCGTCGGGACCGCCGTGTAGCGCTCGTCACGGAAGAAGTTGCGGCCGATTTCGCTGGCGTCGGGGCCGTGGACCAGCCGGCCGTCGCTGTCGAGGATCCAGACGGTGGTGGGCGCCTCGGCATGACTGTCCGGACGCACCAGATCCGCGAAGAATCGCGGCGACAGCCCGGTTTCGGCGGGACTTTTGGCCAGCGCCGCGCTCAGTGTCCTGGCGACGGTGCCGGCTTGCAGGAGGTTGTGGTCGGCGATGCGTGTGATGTTGGCGAGCGCCGAGTCGGCGCGCGCACGGACCGCCACTGCCGAACCTTCGGCCGCTTCGGCAGCGCGCCGGGCCCGGTGCGCGTCACGGCCGAAATCGACCGCGAGACCGGCGCCGACGAGGACGGCGGTGATGGCGACTACGCCGGCGATGACCGCCATCTTGTTACGGGCGACCGAGCGACGTAGGAGTTCGGCGCGGGAATAGGCATAGGTGCTGACCAGCCGTCCGTCCCGGTAGGCACGCAGTTCGGCGGCGAGTTCGCCGGCATCCCGATACCGCACGGCCTGGTCTTTCCTCATGGCCTTGTCGCAGATGGCGACGAGCTCGGGCGGCGCCGGCGCGGCGCGCAAGGGCATGGGCTCGGGCGAGCCGAGCCGAGCCGAGCCGACTAGGATCTGGTAAAGGATACAGCTGAGTGCGAAGACACCGGTCCGCGGATCGATGTCCCCGAATGCGGGATCGAGCTGCTCGGGTGCCATGTAGGCGGGGGTGCCCATGATGGCGCCCTGGCGGGTGAGATCGGCGGGCCTCTCTTCCGTGATCCGCACCGTGCCTGCGGCCGCCGTATCGGCCTCGGCCGCGATCTTGGCGAGGCCCCAATCGAGGAGGATGGTTTCACCGAAGGCCCCCAAGACGACATTGCCGGGCTTGAGATCGCGGCGCACGACGCCCCTGGAATGGGCGTAGGCCATGGCCTCGCAGATGTCGATGAAGCTACCAAGGAGCTGCAGCCGTTTGGCCAGCGCGGCCTCGGGACGGCCGGCGGTGCGGGCCGCGAGGGCCTTGGACAGGGTGTCGCCGCGTACCAGGCGCATCACATAGAAAGGAGACCCTTTG contains:
- a CDS encoding AI-2E family transporter; translation: MIEFLLTWYRRYLSDPQAVLLAVFLALSFAVIFLMGQTLAPLLAAIVIGYLLEGLVAQMERMRIPRLLAVACVFSLFLAAVVFLMLGLIPLLYHQVADYVQGLPRLINDGQQLLLRMPEAFPGFVSTQDVVDLTVVIRRGMADFGQNVLSSSLASIPAIMTALAYVLLGSLLVFFFLKDKLVIMAWARGFLPRDRGILVRVWREMDDQIGNYVRGKFIEILIVGSATYIFFVFLGLSYAALLAVLVGISVIVPFVGAVVVTVPVAFAGYGQWGWSTDFAWFMGGYALIHVLDANLLVPLLLSEAVNLHPAAIIVAVLICGGFWGFWGVFFAIPLATLVKALLSVWPRSPAPPLDAASETG
- the djlA gene encoding co-chaperone DjlA; its protein translation is MGWWGTIVGGAFGFLLGGPLGAVLGAALGHNVDRGLDRPFGGPARRAPGSREEIQTAFFTATFCIMGHLCKADGRVSPNEIGLARLVMARMDLSPDQARAAMGLFNEGKSPGFPLEEILGQLRHEVRGRRRLLRLFLEIQLAAAYADGAVGTAEERILLHICDRLGFSHLEFRQLEAMVRAEGRHRRQARPEAPPPRYGLEDAYAILNVPESASDDEIKKAYRRLMSQHHPDKLLAQGLPEEMIKVATEKTRDIRGAYERIREARGS
- the queG gene encoding tRNA epoxyqueuosine(34) reductase QueG, with translation MNRRRTGIDYRRLTSDIETWAQELGFQGIGISGVSLPEDEARLRDWLERGFHGAMDYMERHGTKRSRPAELMPGTVRVIAVRMDYLQEPMAGARAVLADPRLGYVSRYALGRDYHKVLRGRLRRLVSRIEEVAGPSGHRVFTDSAPVLEKALARNAGLGWIGKHSNLISRDRGSWFFLGEVYTDLPLPVDPPQGRGHCGRCMACMAVCPTAAIVAPYQVDARRCISYLTIELCGPIPVALRPLVGNRIYGCDDCQLACPWNRFARLSCERDFAPRHGLDAPRLTDLFSWSETEFGKRTEGSAIRRIGYSGWLRNVAVALGNAPTSPAVVEALASRASDPSDLVREHVQWALSRHGA
- a CDS encoding LemA family protein; this encodes MSVAAYTMLVLIGVLCIYAVLTYNRLVTLRNHVQKAWSNIDIVLKQRHDELPKLVAVCREYMRFEQETLERVIAARSRVAEARERRDVDALGAAEGALRTGLGQLFALVESYPALKANDNFQHLAARITGLEDTIADRREFYNESANTNNIALELFPDVFIARTFAFTAFKLLSFDRAETEDVDVRALLQS
- a CDS encoding fructose-bisphosphate aldolase class I; translation: MELEKTAQALVAPGKGILAIDESFPSIKKRFDSIGIESTEETRRAYRDLLITTPGIGEHISGMILFDETIRQATAAGVPFPRALEAAGIIPGIKVDQGAKDMALHPGEKITDGLDGLRERLVEYRGLGARFAKWRAVITIGDGIPTPSCIEANAQALARYAALCEEGGLVPIVEPEVLMDADNTIERCYEVTEATLRRMFAALYEQRVVLERLILKTNMVIAGKQCPVQNSVEEVAQQTVRCLRNSVPAAIAGIVFLSGGQKAEPATAHLNAMHQMGSLPWPLSFSYGRALQEPALKTWSGKAANVALAQKALYHRSKCNGLASRGQYKPEMEQLAA
- a CDS encoding CsbD family protein translates to MNWDQVKGSWKQVKGKAQQMWGDLTDDELDVIEGKREELVGKLQAKYGYTKEKAEEEADGWVRRL
- a CDS encoding DUF3309 domain-containing protein produces the protein MTLGTILLIVLIVLLIGAVPTWPHSSTWGYGPSGLLGVVLLVVLILLLVGRI
- a CDS encoding serine/threonine protein kinase codes for the protein MKSNAAELTTIVDYAVLDTRLNSHRHEVPAPIRLTEHYSLRGEVGAGGVGRVLLGFDERIGREVAIKEMHADAEPMDPRIHARFVREAQITGRLEHLGIVPVYDLGATSKGSPFYVMRLVRGDTLSKALAARTAGRPEAALAKRLQLLGSFIDICEAMAYAHSRGVVRRDLKPGNVVLGAFGETILLDWGLAKIAAEADTAAAGTVRITEERPADLTRQGAIMGTPAYMAPEQLDPAFGDIDPRTGVFALSCILYQILVGSARLGSPEPMPLRAAPAPPELVAICDKAMRKDQAVRYRDAGELAAELRAYRDGRLVSTYAYSRAELLRRSVARNKMAVIAGVVAITAVLVGAGLAVDFGRDAHRARRAAEAAEGSAVAVRARADSALANITRIADHNLLQAGTVARTLSAALAKSPAETGLSPRFFADLVRPDSHAEAPTTVWILDSDGRLVHGPDASEIGRNFFRDERYTAVPTLRRLAKEVRYQDAGIGFYEYPATNGDVSYHIATWQAAHIATWQAAESEDGRPWEGRGGRGLEVALALPKTARRYRGLSDSRFG